The region TTGTCTCCAAAGAACACCTGGGGACGGAAAGGGTCAAATTGAACTTCGATATCCCGCTTTCGGAGATAATCGTGGATTTCTACGACCGGCTGAAATCGCTGACACGGGGGTATGGTTCTATCGACTATGAATTTAAAGAATATTTCCCCACAAAGCTGGTAAAACTTGATATAATGTTCAACGGCGTCATTTGCGACGCATTTTCATCGTTGATGCCAAAAGAAAAAGCCAGCCATAAAGCGCACGCCCTGGCGTCAAAACTGAAGGAATTGATACCGCGCCAGTTATTCGAGGTGGCAATCCAGGCGGCGGTCGGCGGACAGATCCTGGCATCCGAAAAAGTCAGGCCGGTAGGCAAACACGTTACCAGCAAATGTTCCGGCGGAGATATTACCCGCAAGCGCAAACTATGGGAGCACCAGAAAGAATCGAAAAAACGGCTGAAGCAGTTTGGAAAGGTGGAGATACCGCAGGAGGCGTTTCTGGAGGTTTTAAAAATATGACACTGAAAAAAAACAGCGCTTTACCCGGAAAAAAAAGGTCGGTTATATATGAGTGGCTGGAATCCGCGGTCATCGCGTTCATTCTGGCGATGATAATACGCGCTTTTATCATCCAGGCGTTCAAGATCCCCACAGGATCAATGCGGCCGACATTGCTGGAAGGCGACGCCATCCTGGTCAATAAATTTATTTACGGGGCCAGGGTCCCATTCCTCGGCTGGCAGATGCCGGCTTTGCGCCAGCCTAAAAGAGGTGACGTCGTGGTTTTTATCTTCCCCAAAGACCCCAAAAAAGACTTTATTAAACGACTGATCGCCACCGAAGGCGAAACCGTGGAGATAAAAAACGGCACTATCTACGTAAACGATCAGCCGCTGCTTGACCCGATCTTCAACCAGACATATTATTATAACCGGGAGTACTACGGCAGCAATAAGATCGTTGTACCAAAAGACAGTTATTTTGTTTTGGGCGATAATTCCGCGTCCTCCCAGGATTCCCGGTACTGGGGATTCGTCCCTAAGAAGAACATGCTGGGAAAGGCCATACTGATCTACTGGCCGCCGCAGCGCATGCGGGTAATTAAATGAACTTCGCAAATAAAATATCGACGTTCAGGATAGTCAGCGTCCCGTTCTTTGTGGCCTGCCTGGTTTATTATTCCCAGGAACCCGGCACGCGGGATTACTTGCGCTTCGCGGCTTTGGGCATATTCATACTGGGGGTGATTTCCGACGCGGTAGACGGTTATATCGCCCGAAGATCAAAATCCTATTCCCGCGCAGGACTGATCCTTGACCCGTTAGGCGATAAATTGCTCCTGATGAGCGCGTATGTCTGCCTTTACCTGATTCCGATGGATATCAAATTCCCTTTGCCGGTGATCCTGATAGTGATCAGCCGCGACGTGCTGATCCTTCTCGGCGCGCTGGTCATATTCATCGTAAAACAGGATATAAACGTTTTTCCCAGCCGGTGGGGCAAGCTTACTACCACTTTTCAAATGCTCTCGGTGATCTTTGTACTCCTGCAATGGAAATTTTCATTTATTTTCTGGTGGATCGCGGCGGCATTCACCATTATTTCCGGCGCGGACTACATCAAGAAAGGGTTCAAAATACTCTATGCACTGGATAATTCCAGGAACAGCCGTTAGTTATCTTATCGGGTCCATACCTACGGCATATATTTTTGGCCGGCTGCTTAAAGGCATTGATATCCGCAAATTCGGTTCAGGCAATGTCGGCGCCACCAACGCCTTGCGCATACTGGGCAAGAGGGCGGGGATCGTTGTTCTATCTCTGGATGTGTTAAAAGGGCTGCTGCCGGTTGTTTTATTAGGGAACTTTATACTGCAGCGGACTTTGTTCAACCCGCAGGTAATTTTAATAATCCTGGGAATCGCCTGTATCACCGGGCACAACTGGCCGATATTCCTGAATTTCAAAGGCGGCAAAGGAATAGCCACCAGCTTGGGCGTATTGCTCGGCCTGGCGATCAAAATACCCGGCTTAGGCGCTATTTTAGGCATGGTTTTGCTTATTTGGCTTGTTGTTTTTCTGCTCAGCAGGATCGTTTCTCTGGCTTCATTGGCAGGCGCTTTTTTTTTACCGGTTTTCATGCTGCTATTCAAACAATCGATACTTATGTTTTCCGCAACATTGATCCTGTCTATCTTTGTGATTTTGCGCCATAAAACCAATATTATCCGGCTATATCATGGCCAAGAAACCCGCCTTAAATTCAAAAAAACCATTTGAAACCGTTTTCATTATAACCCCTTGTCGCACTTGAAAATATAAAAATAAAGGCTATACTTATAATGAAAAACGAAATTTTTTTTGGGGTTTTAATTAAGCATTTTCGAAAGTATTTAATAATCCCCACCAATTGCCCGGAAACACGCGAGGGCAAAAACGGAAGGCAGGGGATAGCCGGGTCAGCTAATGACCCGGCGATTTTGTAAAGCCACTTTTTCAAGGAGAAAGCATGCGCGATCTCTTGTTTAAGAACCTGACATCCTCAGACCATCACCGCCGAATAATCGCCAGTTCGGAAGTAAGCGATAAATCCGGCATTCGCACTACGGTAAGGCGGCATTTTGTCTACTTGGTCAGAGAGGTCCCGAATAACAAGATCGAAAGACATTTGCCGTATTTATTTGTTCTGAAAGAGAGGAATACTCATACAAAAAGTGAAAAGTTCTATTGCCGGATGAAGGGGAATATTTACGCTGTCTCTCATGGCAAACTTCTGCATATCCAATTTATGCATTCTTTAAGGATCTATCTGAACTCGCTTCCGGCTGATCAGGTGCAAATCTAAAAAATAGTATAATATATGTTAATTTATAATATATTTAGTGTAAAACTTGACAAATTGCCATCCATTGGCTATACTTATTAAAGGAATTATTAAAGTGCTTTTCCGGCATTTTTTGCCACGGAATGTAACCGGATGACTCAAGATATTGCGTATCCGGTTTTTTGTAATTAAAAACCTATGAAAAAACTCAAATTACTACTAATTTTGGCTTGCGTAATCGCCCTGATCTTCACGGCTAATCAGGCGTCTGCCTCATCGGAAATAGTGGAATTCCTGATAGACCTGGGCACTTCGTATTATGATGAAGGAAGATATGATCAGGCCTTGACTGAATTCAAAAAAGTCCTGGTTTTGGAACCGGATAATGCTATCGCGGCAGAGTACATCGAGACCATAAAAGAAGCGGAAGAGGAAATCGAACAGATCGAAACCGAACAAATACAGGCCAGACAAGCCGAAGAACCCGCAGTTGAACCGATCCCTGAATATATCGCGCCTGAAGTAAGTGAATCAATAACCCAACCTATAATTGAACCTGTAAACGAATCACTACTTGAGCCTGAAACATTTGAGCAGGAATTTACGCCTCAACCGCCGCCGGCATCAGCTATTCCGGTTACCGCGCCGTTCATTCCCGGGGTATCCGCGCCTGTGCCCGCAAAGCCGGCTTCGGACAAAAAAGACGATATTAAACATTTACAGATAGGCAAAGTGATCGTATCCGGAGAGGTCCAAATGGCCGCCGGTATGGACTCAGGCGGGAACGCCATATGGAACCGCTCGAATTTCGATCTGAACGAAAAGAACTGGCGCATACTTTCCAGGGATGTCTATAATTACCGTGAGAACACTTACGACCCGGGTATATACGACAGGCTGAAGGTCATACTGAACACCCCGGAAGAAGACAACGGTTTCGGATTCCACGCCGATATCACCATAGATCCATGGAGCTTTACCCGCAAGAGCGAGAAGATGACCATTACCGGAGCGGGCGGGGACAGCGCCGAAATACAGTTAAAGGGCTTCGGCAACAGCAATTACATGATGAACAGCTCTGTCTATACCACGCAGAACAATGATACCTTCAGTATCCCGGAGATCAAAGTCGTCGACGGAACGTCGGTACCAACGAATATAACCTCCAAGTGGACGAACACCTTCGTGATCCCGGCAATGGACGTGGATTACGAATTCCAGCCTATCCGGGAATTATGGGTGGATTATAAGCAGGACGATTACCTTAAACTGCGCGTTTTCCCCATAGCCACCGAGAAACAGGCGTATAGCTCGGACGATCCGCTGAAACTTTCCAACAACCGCACTTACTGGGAGGACAGCCCGTGGCTGCGGGCATGGAAAAAAGGCAACTATAATTCCACATCCGGCAGTTTTACCAAAGGATACTGGGACGATTCCATCAGTTTCGGCACCCGCGACAGCTCAGGCAACAGATTGACCGCGCTGCGCGGTTTTTCATTCAATCTTAACCCGGGGGAAGAGACATCATTCACCACCACCTGGGCCACGCCCAAGGATCCCTGGCAGTATTATTCGGATATCGATAACATCGGCGGCGCCACCCGGGTCAAGCAAGTTGTCGGCGACAAGGTAGCCCTGGGGCTCACGCATACCGCCCGCATCGGCATGGTTGACGGCGGAAGCACGGTTGACAGCCGGGTCAATGTCCTGGCTGGCGACGCTTCATATGAATTTATCGAAGGGACTAAAGCTGTGACGGAAGTCGCGGCTTCCCAGGGCAAATACGATATAACCAACTCCACTTACATGACCCGCTCAAGGGGCAACGCATATTTCTTCTCCCTGGTAAACCGCTATCCCCGGATGGAAATACTTAACACGAGTTACGACCGGATCCAACCTGAAAAAGACGAGAGTTTCATGTCCAAGGTCAGATTTATGGCTGTGCATATGGATAAAGGATTTGATACGCCGCTTTCCAGCTACCGTCAAACCCGAAAGGATTCTTACTGGTCCAGGCACATACATTTCCGCCAGCCGCTTAATTATTTCTATGAAAGCCTTTTTTACCCCTCAATGAATTCCGCGGACCTGTCGGCATTCGCCATCGGCGACGGCGTTGATATCGGCAGGGACGTAATCGGGATGCGCTGGAAAGTAAGTTTAGAGGATAGTTTCAGCAATTTATTCGATATCAGGAACGTTCATACCGTTGAAGGCAAATATGTCGAAACCGTAGCCAGGGACGAAGCGGAATTAAAAGTAACCGACAAACTGACCGCCAAAGCCTTGGGGATCTACCAGGATATGCCCAAAACAAAAGCCGGGATCGACCCGTTTATTTACGACAGCCTAACCGGGATATATCTGACTAATTCCGCTGTCAAAGATGGCACCGATCCGTCGTTAAAGACCGGTTCTTTAGGCATGGAATATGAATTTACCGATTGGGTGCGGGTGAACGGCGTATATGAGCGGACCAACGATTACACTTTAGCTTACGGCGATTTCCCGCGCGGAATACTCTGCGATGCCAATATGTCCGACACCTATTACGAATACGGCAATAAATATATGCGCGAGCTGAATTACCTTTACAGCCAGCAGTATTTCCCCTCAGCGCCTTATCCGTTCTATAATGTTTACAAGGCCGGGATAATGCTGACACCTACTGACAAAACCCAGATATACCTGGATTACACCCGCAATGATTTCGAGAAGGCCGGACAGATATCAGACGGTATGAATCATTACGGGGCGGAGATCGGTTACCTGCCGAGCAAGAAACTGGGATTTTACACCCGCTACACTTATTCCCGCTGGCAGGACCTTGACCGGGTGATCGAAGGTGATACTAAAACCGTCGGGCATCATAATATTTTTATCTCAACGCGCTACGCGCCGACCCCTGAACAGGAATTTGACATCGAATACGGCGTTTCCCCGAATTACCCGGTGATCGAATCCACTACCAGCGATCCTCTGGGCGGCAGCCTTCAGACCATCGACACCATGCATATAATCCGCTTATACTACCGCCGCAAATTCTAACCCTGTAGACGTTGTACGCATCCTCTTATCTGATAACGAATTACAAATAAATGTTTTATTAACCAAATTACATTTTATTCTTTAACGCTGCGTTTTAAAAAACTTGTTAGATTTTACCCTACTTTACGTCTATTAATAGTAGAAAAGGAGGGTAAAATGCCCGCATATGCCCGTAAGCACCAACTCAGCAACGCAGTGATCTATCATGTATTTAACCGCAGCCTTAATAAAAAGGTAATA is a window of Candidatus Omnitrophota bacterium DNA encoding:
- the lepB gene encoding signal peptidase I codes for the protein MTLKKNSALPGKKRSVIYEWLESAVIAFILAMIIRAFIIQAFKIPTGSMRPTLLEGDAILVNKFIYGARVPFLGWQMPALRQPKRGDVVVFIFPKDPKKDFIKRLIATEGETVEIKNGTIYVNDQPLLDPIFNQTYYYNREYYGSNKIVVPKDSYFVLGDNSASSQDSRYWGFVPKKNMLGKAILIYWPPQRMRVIK
- a CDS encoding CDP-alcohol phosphatidyltransferase family protein; this translates as MNFANKISTFRIVSVPFFVACLVYYSQEPGTRDYLRFAALGIFILGVISDAVDGYIARRSKSYSRAGLILDPLGDKLLLMSAYVCLYLIPMDIKFPLPVILIVISRDVLILLGALVIFIVKQDINVFPSRWGKLTTTFQMLSVIFVLLQWKFSFIFWWIAAAFTIISGADYIKKGFKILYALDNSRNSR
- the plsY gene encoding glycerol-3-phosphate 1-O-acyltransferase PlsY, which produces MHWIIPGTAVSYLIGSIPTAYIFGRLLKGIDIRKFGSGNVGATNALRILGKRAGIVVLSLDVLKGLLPVVLLGNFILQRTLFNPQVILIILGIACITGHNWPIFLNFKGGKGIATSLGVLLGLAIKIPGLGAILGMVLLIWLVVFLLSRIVSLASLAGAFFLPVFMLLFKQSILMFSATLILSIFVILRHKTNIIRLYHGQETRLKFKKTI
- a CDS encoding tetratricopeptide repeat protein, producing the protein MKKLKLLLILACVIALIFTANQASASSEIVEFLIDLGTSYYDEGRYDQALTEFKKVLVLEPDNAIAAEYIETIKEAEEEIEQIETEQIQARQAEEPAVEPIPEYIAPEVSESITQPIIEPVNESLLEPETFEQEFTPQPPPASAIPVTAPFIPGVSAPVPAKPASDKKDDIKHLQIGKVIVSGEVQMAAGMDSGGNAIWNRSNFDLNEKNWRILSRDVYNYRENTYDPGIYDRLKVILNTPEEDNGFGFHADITIDPWSFTRKSEKMTITGAGGDSAEIQLKGFGNSNYMMNSSVYTTQNNDTFSIPEIKVVDGTSVPTNITSKWTNTFVIPAMDVDYEFQPIRELWVDYKQDDYLKLRVFPIATEKQAYSSDDPLKLSNNRTYWEDSPWLRAWKKGNYNSTSGSFTKGYWDDSISFGTRDSSGNRLTALRGFSFNLNPGEETSFTTTWATPKDPWQYYSDIDNIGGATRVKQVVGDKVALGLTHTARIGMVDGGSTVDSRVNVLAGDASYEFIEGTKAVTEVAASQGKYDITNSTYMTRSRGNAYFFSLVNRYPRMEILNTSYDRIQPEKDESFMSKVRFMAVHMDKGFDTPLSSYRQTRKDSYWSRHIHFRQPLNYFYESLFYPSMNSADLSAFAIGDGVDIGRDVIGMRWKVSLEDSFSNLFDIRNVHTVEGKYVETVARDEAELKVTDKLTAKALGIYQDMPKTKAGIDPFIYDSLTGIYLTNSAVKDGTDPSLKTGSLGMEYEFTDWVRVNGVYERTNDYTLAYGDFPRGILCDANMSDTYYEYGNKYMRELNYLYSQQYFPSAPYPFYNVYKAGIMLTPTDKTQIYLDYTRNDFEKAGQISDGMNHYGAEIGYLPSKKLGFYTRYTYSRWQDLDRVIEGDTKTVGHHNIFISTRYAPTPEQEFDIEYGVSPNYPVIESTTSDPLGGSLQTIDTMHIIRLYYRRKF